The following DNA comes from Pseudomonas sp. Tri1.
GCTGGGTATCCTGCCTGCGGGACGGGGTGGCTCCAGCGGCTCAAGCGGATCCGGAGGGGGAGGCTTTGGCGGTGGTGGCGGCGGCGGTTTCAGCGGCGGCGGTGGCAGTTTCGGGGGCGGCGGTTCGTCGGGCGGCTGGTGACAATAATAATGAGCAGGCATTTCTAACCATGGCATTACTGACTGAACACGAACAACGCAAGGTCGCCGAGGCCATTGCCCGGGTCGAGCGCGATACCGATGCCGAACTGGTCACGGTGCTCGCCGCCCGCGCTGACGACTACGCCTACATTCCGCTGCTGTGGGCCAGCCTGTTGGCCCTGGTGGTGCCTGGCGTGGTGCATTACCTGACAGGTTGGCTGGCCATGCACAGCCTGTTGCTGGTGCAATGGGTCAGCTTCGTCGTGCTGTGCCTGGTGTTCCGCATTCCCAGGATCACCACGCACCTGATCCCTCGTTCCGTGCGCCACTGGCGGGCCTCGAACCTGGCGCGTCGGCAGTTTCTCGAACAGAACCTGCACCACACCGTGGGCAGCACGGGGATGCTGATT
Coding sequences within:
- a CDS encoding TPM domain-containing protein, which codes for MALLTEHEQRKVAEAIARVERDTDAELVTVLAARADDYAYIPLLWASLLALVVPGVVHYLTGWLAMHSLLLVQWVSFVVLCLVFRIPRITTHLIPRSVRHWRASNLARRQFLEQNLHHTVGSTGMLIFVCEAERYVEILVDEGISKRLDNKRWDAIVAAFTQQVRQGQTLEGFVTCIEACGELLKVHVPVTHERNELPNRLVVLG